The following is a genomic window from Hymenobacter chitinivorans DSM 11115.
GCGACGACGTGGTGTACTACCTGCAGACCTGGGCCCAACTGTTGGAAAACCAGCTGCTGGGCAACATTGAGTTGCCGGCCGAGCTGGTTGGTGCCCTCGCCCCGACTCCGGTTCCGGTGGCCCAGTAAGTCGGGTTCAGATAAACTACGAAACGCCAAAGCCCCGCCGACTTTCGTCAGGCGGGGCTTTTATGTTGGTTCGCACCGAGTCGGTACGTAGGCTAGTTACTGGGTAACGTTGCTGCGCTGAGCATCCCGGTACATTTCGGCCCGGTGGTTACGCTTATAGGCAGCATCAGCGCTGGGGTCCTTCTCAGGGTCGGGAGCTTGCTCGCAGGAAGCGAGGAACAAAGAGCCGCACGCGGCGAACAGGAGGAACAGACGGGACTTTTTCATGGCCCAAAGGTAAGCACCGGCTCCAAAACAGCCAAGCATTCCGGCGCATCTATCCTACGCTCGGGAAGAGTAACTCTAATATTTATCGAGCACAGAAATGTAAAACCAATTGATAGGCCTTGGTCATCACCAAACTTTCACTTACATATAATAACATTTGACAACTACCCACCCCTGCATCATATCCCGTTGTTGCTCTTATTCCGCCGCCTTCCACTCTGGCGCTTCCCCTCGTGACGTTCGTTAACCCTAGCGTCGGGCGGCACTAAATAGATTAGCGAAAGAGCAGCTACCTTATATTGCCTTTTTCCACGCTTCTGCTTTGTCAAGCTTCTTAGCAAGTATCCCATCTTCCAGCTTTTTCTCAGACCCGAAGCTAAAATCACTAAAAATATAACTAACCCTGTAATACTAGAGACTACCTGAATATGAATTTTAAATCAAGTTCTACTCCTATACATACCACGTAACCATCTGATCAAAAGACTTATAAAAATCAACAAACAAGACACAGACACTACATACACCTCATACTATTTTATAAAATTATTACTACAAGCACAGCTGCGAGAAAAGCGTCTCAAGTCGAGAATAAGCGGGGCGTGGCAGACGAAATAACCGAAGGCTTCTTTCCAGTCTGCCAAATTGCACTGCGCACATCAAGCATTCCAGCCATCCGCTGAATCAGGGGATTACAGCTAAAAGCTGATGCTATTCGGGCTGGTAGTCAGCGAAGGTGCCGTCCTGGTAGAAGATAACGATACGCCGGATCTTTTTACCCGGCTCGGCCAGGGCCAACACCGAAGCAGGAGCAGTAGTTGCGGCTGGTTGGGCCGTACTCGGTTGCTCGGGGGTGGTAGGCAGTGAAGCGCTAGCAACGGGCGCCGCGGGTATTAAATTAGGTGCTACCGCCGGGGCTGTAAGGTCAGGGGCAGGCACCACCACCGGAGTTGGTTCAACGGGCGTTGGGGGTGGCGTTTCGGTGCGTACAGGAGGCTGCCCAGCTTCAGCCGCCGCAGCCAGGTGGGATGTCACAGCGCGCGGCCGCTTTTGCGCCGCCTCTACCGCACTAGCGGAGCTTTGGGCTACTTCGACTGGGGTAACAGGCGTTGGGGCTGCCACGGGCTCCGTAGCGGCTACCATTGGCTCAGTGCCGGTCAGAAGCCAAGCAATAGACAGCTCCGGGAAGGCGCCAATTATCTTTTGCACTACCTCCAGGCTGGGCTTGTTGCGCCCACTCAGGATATGACTCACAATTGGGCGAGCTACGCCAATAGCATCCGCAAACTGAGTTGGACTCAGTTGCCGGGCTTGTAATATGGCTCGGATGCGCTCAACCATGAAATCAGACTAATGATTTACAAATGTACGAAACAACTAGTCACCCAGCTGGCATTACCTCACTCATTACATATGTAACCAAAGATAAACCAATAGTTACTTTTGTAAAATACGTAATTACACCTACCCTGCTTGTTTACAAAAGTAAAACAAATGTAATCTACTGCCTCGCCGGTACGCTGACAGTACTTGGAGCCGGTTCACATGCTCGGCGTCGAGGTTTTGCATACTCTCGCTAGTCCGGTGCCCTAGCAATCAGTACTCTCGAGGAGAGCCATAAAAAAACTGGCTACCGACGGATGCGTCAGTAGCCAGTTTAAGTAAAGAGCAATCAGCTGAAATGCTTAGTCGAAATATTCCCGGGCCAGAGCCTTGTCGTGGTTGTAAATGTCCTCCCGGAAGTGCAGGCTCCCGGCTTCGTCAACCCAGGCCGTAAAGTATACCAGGT
Proteins encoded in this region:
- a CDS encoding helix-turn-helix domain-containing protein gives rise to the protein MVERIRAILQARQLSPTQFADAIGVARPIVSHILSGRNKPSLEVVQKIIGAFPELSIAWLLTGTEPMVAATEPVAAPTPVTPVEVAQSSASAVEAAQKRPRAVTSHLAAAAEAGQPPVRTETPPPTPVEPTPVVVPAPDLTAPAVAPNLIPAAPVASASLPTTPEQPSTAQPAATTAPASVLALAEPGKKIRRIVIFYQDGTFADYQPE